In one Mycobacterium sp. NBC_00419 genomic region, the following are encoded:
- a CDS encoding TetR/AcrR family transcriptional regulator, which produces MASRLALADAPYTPQQRRAERALRPVPPVGTRRVGRPRGSNSDARRQMIVAAGIQVFAARGYDAATLKEVADLVDVTRPAVHHYFAGKAPLYQASLERAREIVLTNWTGSTAGLLDGRTSDDEVRFACALLGTSLAQSRRLAEIAPMITGIADEVRQLCKSAGAGVGSGASEDILTATIIGQWVLTAATLPPLDADQA; this is translated from the coding sequence ATGGCTTCCAGGCTGGCTCTGGCCGACGCACCGTATACCCCGCAGCAACGCCGTGCTGAGCGCGCTCTGCGTCCGGTGCCGCCGGTGGGAACCCGCCGGGTGGGCCGTCCCCGCGGTTCCAACAGTGACGCGCGCCGCCAGATGATCGTCGCGGCCGGAATTCAGGTCTTTGCCGCCCGCGGCTACGACGCGGCCACCCTCAAGGAGGTCGCCGACCTCGTCGATGTCACCCGGCCTGCGGTGCACCACTACTTCGCCGGCAAGGCTCCGCTGTACCAGGCGTCCCTCGAGCGGGCACGCGAAATCGTCCTGACCAATTGGACCGGGTCGACGGCGGGGCTGTTGGACGGCCGTACCAGCGACGATGAGGTCCGATTCGCCTGCGCACTGCTGGGCACCTCCCTGGCCCAGAGCCGTCGGCTGGCCGAGATCGCGCCCATGATCACCGGGATCGCCGACGAGGTCAGGCAGCTGTGCAAGTCCGCGGGAGCGGGTGTGGGATCGGGCGCGAGCGAGGACATCCTCACCGCCACGATCATCGGTCAGTGGGTGCTGACCGCCGCGACGCTGCCGCCGCTGGACGCCGATCAGGCCTGA
- a CDS encoding enoyl-CoA hydratase, giving the protein MTSDHILLIDTTDRVRTITLNRPGSRNALSSALRTQFFAALRDAEADDDVDVVIFTGADPVFCAGLDLKELGDTTELPDISPKWPPMTKPVIGAINGAAVTGGLELALYCDILIASERARFADTHARVGLMPTWGLSVRLPQKIGVGLARRMSLTGDYLSAEDALRAGLVTQVVPHEELLPTARAVASAIVGNNQKAVRALLASYHRIDEDQTNSGLWIEAASAKAWMAQASGDDIAASRASVIERGRAQVN; this is encoded by the coding sequence ATGACCAGCGACCACATTCTGCTCATCGACACCACCGACCGGGTCCGCACCATCACCCTCAACCGGCCCGGTTCCCGCAACGCGCTTTCGTCGGCGCTGCGCACGCAGTTCTTCGCGGCACTGCGTGACGCCGAGGCCGACGACGACGTCGACGTGGTGATCTTCACCGGAGCCGACCCGGTGTTCTGCGCGGGTCTGGACCTCAAGGAACTCGGCGATACCACTGAACTGCCCGACATCTCGCCGAAGTGGCCACCGATGACCAAGCCGGTGATCGGTGCGATCAATGGCGCGGCGGTCACCGGTGGACTCGAATTGGCGCTGTACTGCGACATCCTGATCGCCTCCGAGCGGGCTCGCTTCGCCGATACCCACGCCCGGGTCGGCCTGATGCCGACGTGGGGCTTGAGCGTGCGACTGCCCCAGAAGATCGGTGTGGGCCTGGCCCGCCGGATGAGCCTGACCGGCGACTACCTGTCCGCCGAGGATGCGTTGCGGGCCGGGCTGGTCACCCAGGTGGTGCCGCACGAGGAACTGCTGCCGACCGCGCGGGCGGTCGCGTCGGCGATCGTGGGCAACAACCAGAAGGCGGTGCGCGCGCTGCTGGCGTCGTACCACCGCATCGACGAGGACCAGACCAACTCCGGACTCTGGATCGAGGCGGCCTCGGCCAAGGCGTGGATGGCCCAGGCCAGCGGCGACGACATCGCGGCCAGCCGTGCCTCGGTGATCGAGCGGGGCCGCGCCCAGGTCAACTAG
- the pptT gene encoding 4'-phosphopantetheinyl transferase PptT — MSELMRAVLPDVTDLVYAELYDDPPDLAPLPEEEPLIAKAVAKRRNEFVTVRHCARVALQQLGMPPVPILKGDKGEPCWPEGVVGSLTHTQGYRGAVVGRSESVRSVGVDAEPHGVLPDGVLNAISLPVERYEIAKLPGGLHWDRVLFCAKEATYKAWFPLTARWLGFEDAHITFDIDASGLSGSFVSRILIDPSARFGPPLTELEGRWSVGGGLALTAIVL; from the coding sequence ATGAGCGAGCTCATGCGGGCGGTGCTGCCCGATGTCACCGACCTGGTGTACGCGGAGTTGTACGACGACCCACCGGACCTCGCGCCGCTGCCCGAGGAGGAACCACTGATCGCCAAGGCGGTGGCCAAGCGGCGCAACGAATTCGTCACGGTGCGGCACTGCGCCCGGGTCGCCTTGCAGCAACTAGGTATGCCGCCGGTGCCGATCCTCAAGGGCGACAAGGGCGAGCCGTGCTGGCCCGAGGGCGTGGTGGGCAGCCTCACCCACACCCAGGGGTATCGCGGTGCGGTGGTCGGCCGCAGCGAGTCGGTGCGCTCGGTCGGTGTCGACGCCGAACCGCACGGGGTGCTGCCCGACGGGGTCCTCAACGCCATCAGCCTGCCCGTCGAGCGCTACGAGATCGCGAAGCTGCCCGGCGGACTGCACTGGGACCGAGTCCTGTTCTGCGCCAAGGAGGCGACGTACAAGGCGTGGTTCCCGCTGACAGCGCGGTGGCTGGGCTTCGAGGACGCCCACATCACCTTCGACATCGACGCCAGCGGTCTGTCCGGCAGCTTCGTGTCCCGGATCCTGATCGACCCGTCCGCCCGGTTCGGCCCGCCGCTGACCGAACTCGAGGGACGCTGGTCGGTGGGCGGGGGACTGGCGTTGACGGCGATCGTGCTGTGA
- a CDS encoding CocE/NonD family hydrolase has translation MTNTVARRNYLPARTRVRQFADRAVSRALRLPAPSTDYVVDHRVTIPMRDGVGLRATHYAPLTDAPLGTILVRGPYGRSFPFSLIYAQLYAARGYHVVLQSVRGTFGSGGEFVPMVHEAPDAADTVVWLREQPWFTGTFATIGLSYLGYTQWALLADPPPELAAAVITVGPHDFHASSWGTGSFSLNDFLGWSDMVAHQEAPPLQRLAYQVRSGRRLERGVLGLPLGGAGRTFLGAGSPWYESWIEHPEADDPFWETMRMTAALDRCDVPVLLLTGWQDLFLDQTIHQFQHLRGRGVDVAMTIGPWTHSDMVTKAAGRAANETLTWLGAHLAGANPAPQRSSRVHVHVDHHGWVDLPDWPPATGEGVMYLQPAGRLAATPPATDAAPSTFRYDPADPTPTVGGRLLARISGYRDDTALAQRGDVLSFTSGPLDADLYVCGNPVIELAHESDIGHFDLFVRISEVDARGRSRNVSDGYRRFTANPDGLIRIELDAIAHRFRAGTRLRVLVAGGSHPRFARNLGTGEPAISGHRMVPSRHTVHHGSGGLSRLVMPASADPPSAHSRPDAPGDRR, from the coding sequence GTGACCAACACCGTTGCGCGCAGGAACTATCTCCCGGCGCGTACCCGCGTTCGCCAGTTCGCCGACCGAGCCGTGAGTCGCGCGCTGCGGTTACCGGCACCGAGCACCGACTACGTCGTCGACCACCGGGTCACCATCCCGATGCGCGACGGCGTCGGCCTGCGGGCCACCCACTACGCCCCGCTGACCGACGCGCCGCTGGGCACCATCCTGGTCCGCGGGCCCTACGGCCGGTCGTTCCCGTTCTCCCTGATCTATGCCCAGCTGTACGCCGCCCGCGGCTACCACGTGGTGCTGCAGAGCGTGCGCGGCACATTCGGTTCCGGCGGCGAATTCGTGCCCATGGTGCACGAGGCCCCCGACGCCGCCGACACCGTGGTGTGGTTGCGCGAACAGCCCTGGTTCACCGGAACCTTCGCGACCATCGGGCTGTCGTATTTGGGCTACACCCAGTGGGCCCTGCTGGCCGATCCGCCACCGGAGCTGGCCGCGGCGGTGATCACGGTGGGCCCGCACGATTTCCACGCCTCGTCGTGGGGCACCGGCTCGTTCTCGCTCAACGATTTCCTCGGCTGGTCGGACATGGTGGCCCACCAGGAGGCTCCCCCGCTGCAGCGCCTGGCGTATCAGGTCCGCTCGGGGCGCCGGCTGGAGCGCGGTGTCCTCGGGCTTCCGCTGGGCGGCGCCGGGCGCACCTTTCTGGGTGCCGGCTCGCCGTGGTACGAGTCGTGGATCGAGCACCCCGAGGCCGACGACCCGTTCTGGGAGACCATGCGGATGACGGCGGCACTGGATCGCTGCGACGTACCGGTGCTTCTGCTCACCGGGTGGCAGGACCTCTTCCTGGACCAGACGATTCACCAGTTCCAGCATCTACGTGGCCGTGGGGTCGACGTGGCGATGACGATCGGGCCGTGGACGCATTCCGACATGGTGACCAAGGCTGCAGGCCGGGCCGCCAACGAGACGCTGACGTGGTTGGGGGCGCACCTGGCAGGGGCGAATCCGGCCCCGCAGCGGTCGAGCCGGGTACATGTCCACGTCGACCACCACGGCTGGGTCGATCTGCCGGACTGGCCGCCGGCCACCGGCGAGGGAGTGATGTACCTGCAGCCGGCCGGACGACTGGCCGCCACCCCGCCCGCGACCGACGCCGCGCCGTCGACCTTCCGATACGACCCCGCCGATCCGACGCCGACGGTGGGTGGGCGGCTGCTGGCCCGGATCAGCGGGTACCGGGACGACACCGCACTGGCGCAGCGCGGAGACGTGCTGAGCTTCACCAGCGGGCCGCTGGACGCCGACCTCTACGTGTGCGGCAACCCGGTGATCGAATTGGCCCACGAATCCGATATCGGACACTTCGACCTGTTCGTCCGCATCAGCGAGGTCGACGCGCGGGGCCGCTCGCGCAATGTCAGCGACGGCTATCGCCGGTTCACCGCGAACCCCGACGGCCTGATCCGCATCGAGCTCGACGCGATCGCCCACCGGTTCCGGGCCGGAACCCGGCTTCGGGTCCTCGTGGCGGGTGGCTCGCACCCCCGGTTCGCCCGCAATCTGGGTACCGGCGAGCCGGCGATCAGCGGACACCGGATGGTGCCATCGCGGCACACCGTGCACCACGGCAGCGGAGGGCTCTCGAGGCTGGTCATGCCCGCCTCGGCCGATCCGCCGTCAGCCCACAGCCGCCCGGACGCGCCCGGCGATCGCCGCTAG
- a CDS encoding DUF1802 family protein, with the protein MTPALKEWSAVVHGLLDGRQTVLLRKGGIHEKRFALAAQEFLLFPTVAHSHAERVRTQHRELLSAGAPDSTESEVVVRAAAKVVAAVAVQREDGLADIEDLHIWTAESVRADRLDFRPRHRLTVLVVQAIGLAEPIRFAREPQYGGCTSWVQLPVTARLAEPVHDTDALAAIAGRVRAAVG; encoded by the coding sequence ATGACCCCCGCCCTCAAAGAGTGGAGCGCGGTGGTCCACGGGTTACTCGATGGCCGCCAGACGGTCTTGCTGCGCAAGGGCGGTATCCACGAGAAGCGGTTCGCGCTCGCGGCGCAGGAGTTCCTGCTGTTCCCGACCGTCGCACACAGCCACGCCGAGCGGGTGCGCACGCAGCATCGCGAACTGTTGTCCGCAGGTGCGCCGGACAGCACCGAGAGCGAGGTGGTTGTCCGCGCTGCGGCGAAAGTGGTTGCCGCCGTGGCTGTTCAGCGTGAAGACGGCCTGGCCGACATCGAAGACCTGCATATCTGGACCGCCGAGTCGGTACGCGCCGACCGGCTGGACTTCCGGCCCCGGCACCGGCTGACGGTGTTGGTGGTGCAGGCGATCGGGCTCGCCGAGCCGATCCGGTTCGCGCGGGAGCCGCAGTACGGCGGATGCACCAGCTGGGTACAGCTGCCCGTCACGGCGCGGCTCGCCGAGCCGGTCCACGACACCGATGCGCTAGCGGCGATCGCCGGGCGCGTCCGGGCGGCTGTGGGCTGA
- a CDS encoding DUF2277 family protein: MCRNITELRGLEPAATAEEITAAARQYVRKVSGITRPTDAVSGAFDAAVADVAAATTRLLAELPPRRQPPKTVPPLRRPEVRARLTAG; the protein is encoded by the coding sequence ATGTGTCGCAACATCACCGAGCTGCGCGGCCTCGAGCCGGCGGCCACCGCCGAGGAGATCACCGCCGCGGCCCGGCAGTACGTGCGCAAGGTCAGTGGCATCACCCGGCCCACCGATGCGGTGTCCGGGGCCTTCGACGCCGCGGTCGCCGACGTGGCGGCGGCCACCACCCGCCTGCTCGCCGAATTGCCACCGCGCCGCCAGCCGCCGAAGACCGTTCCGCCGCTGCGCCGTCCCGAGGTCCGGGCGCGGCTGACCGCAGGATGA
- a CDS encoding metallophosphoesterase family protein yields MAPTLWAISDLHTGHTGNKPVTESLYPSTPDDWLIVAGDVAERTDEIRWSLDLLRRRFAKVIWVPGNHELWTTGKDPMQVFGRARYDYLVNMCDEMGVVTPEHPFPVWTEQGGPATIVPMFLLYDYTFLPAGATTKAEGLAIAKAANIVATDEYLLSSEPYATRDAWCRDRLSHTRKRLDELDWMTPTVLVNHFPMRREPCDVLFYPEFSLWCGTTETADWHTRYNAVCSVYGHLHIPRTTWYDGVRFEEVSVGYPREWRRRKPYRWMRQILPDPQYAPGYLNDFGGHFVITQEMKEQSEKFRDRLRSRRG; encoded by the coding sequence GTGGCCCCCACCCTCTGGGCGATCAGTGACCTGCACACGGGTCACACCGGCAACAAGCCGGTCACCGAATCGCTGTACCCGTCGACACCTGACGACTGGCTGATCGTTGCCGGTGACGTCGCCGAGCGCACCGACGAGATCCGGTGGTCGCTGGATCTGCTGCGCCGCCGCTTCGCGAAGGTCATCTGGGTACCGGGCAACCACGAGCTGTGGACCACCGGTAAGGACCCCATGCAGGTCTTCGGCCGGGCGCGCTACGACTACCTGGTCAACATGTGCGACGAGATGGGTGTCGTGACCCCCGAGCATCCGTTCCCGGTCTGGACCGAGCAGGGCGGCCCGGCGACCATCGTGCCGATGTTCCTGTTGTACGACTACACATTCCTGCCTGCCGGTGCCACCACCAAGGCCGAGGGCCTGGCGATCGCCAAGGCCGCCAACATCGTGGCCACCGACGAGTACCTGTTGTCCAGCGAGCCCTACGCCACCCGTGATGCCTGGTGCCGGGATCGGCTGTCCCACACCAGAAAGCGTCTCGACGAGCTGGACTGGATGACGCCGACGGTCCTGGTGAACCACTTCCCGATGCGCCGCGAACCGTGCGATGTGCTGTTCTATCCGGAGTTCTCGCTGTGGTGCGGGACGACTGAGACCGCCGACTGGCACACCCGCTACAACGCGGTGTGCTCGGTCTACGGGCACCTGCACATCCCACGGACCACGTGGTATGACGGGGTGCGATTCGAAGAAGTCTCGGTCGGCTATCCGCGAGAGTGGCGGCGCCGCAAGCCCTATCGCTGGATGCGCCAGATCCTGCCCGATCCGCAGTACGCGCCGGGCTACCTCAACGACTTCGGCGGCCACTTCGTCATCACCCAGGAAATGAAGGAGCAGTCCGAGAAGTTCCGGGACCGGCTGCGCAGCCGTCGCGGATGA